From one Solanum lycopersicum chromosome 12, SLM_r2.1 genomic stretch:
- the LOC138340573 gene encoding AT-rich interactive domain-containing protein 5-like, whose translation MDSFVRIDKSEEEMVVDRSEDPQMKTNAAIVIADDDARSDQFPKVTTKVTDSSALIGEDDEGSPEHQAEFIEKLGSFYQEKAMEFKQPRFYGHPLNCLKLWRSVIKLGGYDQVTGKKIWRQVGDSFNPPKTCTNVSSTFRGFYEKLLLQYERHMTQIGELQLPIAPSPVDNEGSGYQISASGRAVRDSAARCRLGWQEQHFLAEPNVKDGSSYNTPKRAKSQKTSGSHERQNEEGQPMKAAKAKTSQPLDVQVVDVGPPANWVKINIRQTNDSFEVYALVPGLLQEEVRVQSDPAGRLVITGQPKQLDNFWGITAFKKVVTLPARIDQLRTHGDVTLHGCLHVHVPFEQKNL comes from the exons ATGGATTCCT TTGTCAGAATTGATAAGAGTGAAGAAGAGATGGTGGTTGATAGATCAGAGGATCCTCAGATGAAGACAAACGCTGCTATTGTTATCGCTGATGATGATGCTAGGTCGGACCAGTTTCCGAAAGTGACAACCAAAGTTACAGATTCTTCTGCTTTGATAGGCGAGGATGATGAAGGCTCCCCTGAGCATCAAGCTGAATTTATAGAAAAACTAGGCTCCTTTTACCAGGAGAAGGCGATGGAATTTAAACAACCTAGGTTCTATGGTCATCCGCTTAATTGCCTAAA GTTATGGAGATCTGTCATCAAATTAGGTGGTTATGATCAG GtaactggaaaaaaaatatggaggcaaGTGGGAGACTCCTTTAACCCCCCCAA GACTTGCACTAATGTTTCTTCGACATTCCGCGGCTTCTATGAGAAG TTACTTCTCCAATACGAAAGGCATATGACACAAATTGGAGAGCTTCAACTTCCTATTGCTCCTTCTCCTGTTGACAATGAG GGAAGTGGTTACCAAATTTCTGCATCAGGAAGAGCAGTAAGAGATTCCGCTGCTCGATGTAGGCTAGGCTGGCAGGAGCAACACTTTCTTGCTGAGCCAAATGTAAAG gATGGGAGTTCCTACAATACGCCAAAACGTGCGAAGAGCCAAAAAACTAGTG GTTCTCACGAGAGACAAAATGAAGAGGGGCAGCCAATGAAAGCTGCGAAAGCCAAAACATCTCAGCC GTTGGATGTCCAAGTTGTTGATGTTGGACCCCCCGCTAATTGGGTGAAAATCAATATTCGTCAAACA AATGATTCCTTTGAGGTCTATGCACTGGTGCCTGGGCTTTTACAGGAGGAG GTACGGGTTCAATCTGATCCAGCTGGTCGCTTGGTCATTACTGGTCAGCCAAAACAACTTGACAATTTTTGGGGTATTACTGCCTTCAAGAAG GTGGTCACCTTACCTGCTAGAATTGATCAGCTTCGGACCCACGGTGATGTCACCCTTCATGGGTGTCTTCACGTTCATGTGCCCTTTGAGCAGAAAAATCTCTGA